The following coding sequences lie in one Caproicibacterium argilliputei genomic window:
- a CDS encoding conjugal transfer protein TrbL family protein, which translates to MFIWNFVAGTVLNQIIDWIYSQIVGFLGNFFAQMGDMGAELFDMDWVKSIVLFFVYLAWALYGTGLVVAVFECAIEYQSGRGSIKDTALNAIKGFMAVGLFSTVPVELYKLSVSLQSSLTAGITGYGSGISDLASSIITGLNSAGTLEQAASTNVFGGLGAITSPILILFILILMGYAVIKVFFSNLKRGGILLIQIAVGSLYMFSVPRGYIDGFVSWCKQIVGLCLTTFLQATILCAGLLVVKDHALLGLGLMLSAGEIPRIAGAFGLDTSTKANLMSAAYAAQTAVSITRTIAKAVAK; encoded by the coding sequence GTGTTCATCTGGAATTTCGTAGCTGGAACCGTGCTCAATCAGATTATCGACTGGATCTATAGTCAGATCGTCGGTTTCCTTGGAAACTTTTTCGCGCAGATGGGTGACATGGGCGCCGAGCTGTTCGACATGGACTGGGTGAAGTCCATCGTTCTCTTTTTCGTTTACCTGGCATGGGCACTATACGGCACGGGTCTTGTAGTGGCGGTTTTCGAGTGCGCCATTGAGTATCAGTCCGGTCGCGGCAGCATCAAAGACACAGCCCTCAACGCGATCAAAGGGTTTATGGCAGTCGGGCTTTTTTCGACCGTACCGGTGGAGCTGTATAAGCTGTCCGTATCCCTGCAGAGCAGCCTGACGGCGGGCATCACCGGTTATGGTTCGGGAATCAGCGACCTTGCAAGCTCAATCATCACCGGGCTTAACTCGGCAGGCACACTGGAACAGGCGGCAAGCACCAATGTATTCGGCGGGCTCGGCGCCATTACCAGCCCCATTCTGATCTTGTTTATCCTCATTCTCATGGGGTACGCCGTGATTAAAGTATTTTTCAGCAACCTCAAACGCGGCGGAATCCTGCTGATCCAGATCGCAGTGGGAAGTCTGTATATGTTCAGCGTCCCGCGCGGCTACATTGACGGATTTGTATCATGGTGCAAACAGATCGTCGGGTTGTGCCTGACGACGTTTCTGCAGGCGACCATCCTCTGCGCCGGTCTGCTGGTGGTCAAAGACCATGCCCTGCTGGGGCTTGGGCTGATGCTGTCGGCCGGCGAGATTCCCCGCATTGCCGGGGCTTTCGGACTTGATACGTCAACCAAGGCCAACCTCATGAGCGCGGCGTATGCCGCACAAACCGCAGTGTCTATCACCCGCACCATTGCGAAGGCGGTGGCGAAGTAA
- a CDS encoding DUF7768 domain-containing protein: MKLVYICSPYAGSIEENVRFAKAACRYAMKQGCAPIAPHLLYPQFLNDAVPMEREAGIRMGLRVLASCEELWVCGNHTSEGMEKEIAEAKRLGIPVRRISAEQIQKKQAIRQYGILARRSALSVCGSAEAWVKQDGEPVTFDTYEEAAAEAGQLNEGIGPVNRTVEYFPQERCPLPEETPSFGMSMRL; the protein is encoded by the coding sequence TTGAAACTGGTCTATATCTGTTCCCCATACGCGGGGAGCATTGAGGAAAATGTCCGCTTTGCCAAAGCCGCGTGCCGGTACGCTATGAAGCAGGGCTGCGCACCCATTGCCCCGCACCTTCTGTACCCGCAGTTTTTGAACGATGCCGTTCCCATGGAAAGAGAAGCCGGTATCCGAATGGGGCTGCGGGTTTTAGCCTCCTGCGAAGAACTGTGGGTGTGTGGAAATCATACCAGCGAGGGCATGGAAAAAGAAATTGCTGAAGCAAAGCGGCTCGGCATTCCGGTCCGCAGGATATCGGCTGAACAAATTCAGAAAAAACAAGCCATCAGGCAGTACGGCATTCTGGCGCGCCGCAGCGCCTTGTCGGTCTGCGGTTCCGCCGAGGCGTGGGTGAAACAGGATGGAGAGCCGGTAACATTTGACACCTACGAGGAAGCGGCCGCCGAAGCAGGGCAGCTTAATGAAGGAATAGGGCCCGTCAACCGGACGGTGGAATATTTTCCGCAGGAAAGATGTCCCCTGCCGGAAGAAACGCCCTCCTTCGGCATGAGCATGCGGCTATGA
- a CDS encoding DNA cytosine methyltransferase, with protein sequence MSTSLTMGSLFDGIGGFPLAGSRQGFTPLWASEIEPFPIRVTKLHFSNMIHVGDITQLNGADLPPVDVVCGGSPCQDLSTAGKRAGLQGARSGLFMEQIRVIKEMRTHDAGTGRTADAVRPQYMVWENVPGAFSSADGEDFRIVLEETCRIVNGAISVPRPPGGVWYAAGCIMGDQFSLAWRIYDAQYWGLAQRRKRVYLVADFGGCTAPEILFEQDRLFGDPAPGEETRERPPAGAANGSGDSGRDPVNIGADSSLVAFACNQRDEVRNLHNVSGAIQAQPGMKQQTFIAHPSKETQTSNCLTPWDTQQKRIFTEKSVAPTLAGVDGNGGRNPGGLLLSAGVVSKGNGECFLTPEQHTALSSGGGQAGQGYPCVLTAAFSTGAGAAAGGIGYREECAPTLKATEGGNMVPGVLCLNDQGGSRIDLSGNLSGTLRAQEHGHTPLVMGEPELYENHGIDSRYTGPHGVAPTISARYGTGGNNVPLISQPSEGVGSDLPTGQSYCIADNIIDRQDHNGGNGIGVQPNISYTLNTADRHCVFSQQRSDEYTPNGVVSTQSARQYKDATDLVCDTDIAGINCRAGSEKGDLCGTPQSHPGGGSLSTQHSVRTGKLIRRLTPLECERLQGFPDHWTDIPGACDSARYKALGNSVAIPCVEHVLRGIAYFLLKIGNEKD encoded by the coding sequence ATGAGCACTTCACTGACCATGGGCAGTCTATTCGACGGGATAGGCGGCTTTCCCCTGGCTGGCAGCCGGCAGGGCTTCACCCCTCTGTGGGCCAGCGAAATCGAGCCGTTTCCCATCCGGGTGACCAAACTTCATTTTTCAAATATGATTCACGTAGGCGACATTACGCAGCTCAACGGGGCAGATTTGCCCCCTGTGGACGTGGTCTGCGGGGGCAGCCCGTGCCAGGATCTGAGCACTGCGGGAAAGCGGGCGGGGCTCCAGGGCGCGCGTTCCGGGCTGTTTATGGAACAGATCCGGGTGATCAAGGAGATGAGAACACATGACGCAGGAACCGGACGGACAGCTGACGCTGTTCGCCCCCAATACATGGTCTGGGAGAACGTCCCCGGCGCCTTCTCCAGCGCCGATGGAGAGGATTTCCGTATCGTGCTGGAGGAAACCTGCCGAATTGTCAACGGCGCCATATCTGTTCCTCGACCTCCGGGCGGGGTGTGGTACGCTGCTGGGTGCATTATGGGAGATCAATTCTCCCTCGCTTGGAGAATATACGACGCTCAATACTGGGGCCTCGCCCAGCGCCGCAAAAGGGTGTACCTTGTCGCAGATTTTGGAGGCTGTACCGCACCCGAAATATTATTTGAGCAAGACCGCCTGTTTGGGGATCCTGCGCCGGGCGAGGAAACGCGGGAAAGACCTCCCGCCGGTGCTGCAAATGGCTCTGGAGATTCAGGCAGGGATCCGGTCAACATAGGCGCGGATAGCAGTCTTGTTGCCTTTGCCTGCAACCAGCGGGACGAGGTGCGGAATCTCCATAATGTGTCCGGCGCCATTCAAGCCCAGCCGGGGATGAAGCAGCAGACTTTTATCGCTCATCCGTCCAAGGAAACGCAGACTTCCAACTGCCTGACTCCATGGGACACCCAGCAGAAGCGGATCTTTACGGAAAAAAGTGTCGCTCCGACGCTTGCCGGTGTGGATGGAAACGGCGGCAGAAACCCCGGTGGCCTCCTGCTGTCTGCGGGCGTAGTCAGCAAAGGAAACGGCGAGTGCTTTCTCACACCTGAACAGCATACGGCTCTTTCATCGGGTGGTGGGCAGGCAGGCCAGGGGTATCCCTGCGTCCTGACCGCCGCCTTTTCCACGGGGGCCGGTGCTGCGGCGGGCGGCATCGGATATCGTGAGGAATGCGCGCCGACCCTTAAAGCGACCGAAGGCGGCAACATGGTGCCAGGCGTTCTGTGTCTGAACGATCAGGGCGGGAGCCGCATCGATCTGAGCGGCAACCTCTCCGGTACGCTCCGGGCGCAGGAGCATGGGCACACGCCTCTCGTGATGGGTGAACCGGAGTTATATGAAAACCACGGGATCGATTCCCGCTACACCGGGCCGCACGGCGTGGCGCCCACAATATCCGCGCGGTACGGAACGGGCGGCAACAACGTGCCGCTGATCAGCCAGCCGAGCGAAGGGGTCGGCTCCGACCTTCCTACCGGTCAGAGTTACTGCATCGCCGACAACATTATCGACCGGCAGGATCATAACGGCGGCAACGGGATCGGCGTTCAACCAAACATCAGCTACACGCTGAACACCGCGGACCGGCATTGTGTCTTTTCTCAGCAACGAAGCGACGAGTACACGCCGAACGGCGTGGTCAGCACCCAGAGTGCCCGCCAGTATAAAGACGCGACCGATCTCGTGTGCGACACCGACATCGCGGGAATCAACTGCCGTGCCGGATCGGAAAAGGGCGACCTGTGCGGTACGCCGCAGTCTCATCCAGGCGGCGGCTCTCTCAGTACCCAGCATTCGGTCCGGACCGGAAAGCTCATCCGGCGGCTGACACCGCTCGAATGCGAACGGCTCCAGGGCTTTCCCGATCACTGGACGGATATCCCCGGCGCATGTGACAGCGCGCGGTACAAGGCCCTCGGAAACAGCGTGGCGATCCCCTGTGTGGAGCATGTGCTCCGGGGGATCGCTTATTTTTTGCTCAAAATCGGAAATGAAAAGGACTGA
- the istB gene encoding IS21-like element helper ATPase IstB — MYEEIELMMRQVKLGGMAKEWRSVQFESTEQYVTDLLKLEMKEREANRINRMVKTAGFRVLKTLDDFVWTPAIELPSGLTAEYMEELQFLTPKENLIFMGTVGTGKTHLATAIALKACQEGRRVRFYTAASLANILLEKNNKGTLNNYLSTLKKVELIVIDEIGFVPLHKDAAELLFQVISDCYERKSLIITSNLEFSQWNTVFGDNRLTAALVDRLIHHSHIVIFSGESYRLTQSMQRQRTH, encoded by the coding sequence ATGTATGAGGAAATTGAGCTGATGATGCGACAGGTGAAGTTGGGCGGCATGGCCAAGGAATGGCGCTCCGTCCAGTTTGAAAGTACAGAGCAATATGTGACCGACCTGCTGAAGCTGGAGATGAAAGAGCGTGAAGCCAACAGGATTAACCGCATGGTGAAAACCGCCGGTTTCCGTGTTCTGAAAACGCTGGATGACTTTGTGTGGACTCCCGCCATTGAGCTGCCCAGCGGCTTGACTGCCGAGTACATGGAGGAACTGCAATTTCTTACGCCCAAGGAGAATCTCATTTTTATGGGCACTGTTGGTACCGGCAAAACACATCTTGCCACAGCCATTGCCTTGAAAGCTTGCCAGGAAGGGCGGCGTGTCCGCTTTTATACGGCGGCGTCCCTTGCCAATATCCTGCTGGAGAAAAACAACAAAGGTACGCTGAACAACTATCTCAGCACACTGAAAAAAGTGGAGCTCATTGTGATTGACGAAATTGGTTTCGTGCCGCTGCACAAGGATGCCGCCGAGCTACTGTTTCAGGTAATCTCCGACTGCTACGAGCGAAAGAGCCTCATTATTACATCCAATCTGGAGTTCTCGCAGTGGAACACTGTCTTTGGCGACAACCGCCTGACGGCAGCGCTGGTTGACCGGCTGATCCACCATTCCCACATTGTAATCTTCTCCGGCGAGAGCTACCGGCTGACCCAGTCCATGCAACGCCAGCGTACCCACTGA
- the istA gene encoding IS21 family transposase yields the protein MAQVNNIKDLYENEDLSLREISRQTGHSFKTVQKYAYQLDWSEDNLPDTEPTSYPVLGDFIPVIDEWLEADHKIPRKQRHTVWRIFCRLRDEHGFGGSYSSVKKYVRKKRFVMNSKNSGYLPLEHTLGSGQVDFGKHLYYDGAGQEQDGYALTISFPNSNKGYTQTFPSQNQECLLTGMKRIFEHIGGVPPVLRFDNMSTAVVQVLKGTDRILTDGFTRFMMHYRFRAEFCNPASGNEKGNVENKVGYSRRNAFVPVPTITSFDDFNESLWDWCEKDAQRPHYKKKLLIEELWKEDEASLLRLPEYPFSVFRYASLTVNKNGFVTIETNKYGLSPMLSGETVQAKIFFDHVEFFHDHHPVGHYRRSYKANDEVFDWTQYVSVLCKKPGAIEHTRFFRQMPQQWQAFLEQTSGRERKNALQLLSEIVSDGNATLCNDALELAGENGRTDADSLRQCYYMIAKKEYRPDPLKLLGSPALHYNPNLSAYDGLMGGDANV from the coding sequence ATGGCTCAAGTAAATAATATCAAGGATCTGTACGAAAATGAAGACCTGAGTTTGCGAGAAATTTCCCGTCAAACAGGTCACAGCTTCAAGACCGTCCAAAAGTACGCCTACCAGCTCGACTGGAGCGAGGACAATCTGCCGGATACCGAGCCAACGAGCTATCCGGTGTTGGGAGATTTCATTCCCGTAATTGATGAATGGCTGGAAGCCGACCATAAGATCCCGCGCAAGCAGAGGCACACCGTTTGGAGGATTTTCTGCCGTTTGCGGGATGAGCACGGTTTCGGTGGCAGCTATTCCAGCGTAAAAAAGTACGTCCGCAAAAAGCGGTTTGTGATGAATTCCAAGAACAGTGGTTATTTGCCTCTGGAGCATACGCTGGGCAGTGGGCAAGTAGATTTCGGAAAGCATCTCTACTACGATGGTGCAGGGCAGGAGCAGGACGGCTATGCACTAACCATTTCCTTCCCGAATTCCAACAAAGGGTACACCCAAACTTTCCCCTCTCAGAACCAGGAATGCCTGCTTACCGGTATGAAACGTATCTTTGAGCATATTGGCGGCGTTCCGCCGGTGCTGCGCTTTGACAATATGTCCACCGCCGTTGTGCAGGTACTCAAGGGTACAGACCGAATTCTCACAGACGGCTTTACCCGCTTCATGATGCATTACCGTTTCCGTGCAGAATTCTGCAATCCAGCATCCGGCAACGAAAAAGGCAACGTGGAAAACAAGGTGGGTTACAGCCGCAGAAATGCCTTTGTGCCGGTTCCGACCATTACGTCCTTTGACGATTTTAATGAGTCCCTGTGGGATTGGTGCGAGAAAGATGCACAGCGCCCGCACTACAAGAAGAAGCTTCTGATTGAAGAGCTTTGGAAAGAGGATGAGGCAAGCCTGCTGCGGCTTCCGGAATACCCGTTCTCGGTGTTTCGCTATGCTTCGCTGACGGTAAACAAAAACGGCTTTGTAACCATTGAGACAAACAAGTACGGCCTTTCTCCCATGCTTTCCGGTGAAACGGTACAGGCAAAGATTTTCTTTGACCATGTGGAGTTTTTCCATGACCACCACCCGGTTGGACACTACCGCAGGAGCTACAAAGCCAATGATGAGGTGTTTGACTGGACGCAGTATGTGTCTGTGCTCTGCAAAAAGCCTGGTGCGATTGAACACACTCGCTTCTTCCGGCAGATGCCCCAGCAGTGGCAGGCTTTCCTGGAACAGACCAGCGGCAGGGAACGCAAGAACGCTCTCCAACTGCTCAGCGAAATTGTCTCCGACGGCAATGCTACTCTGTGCAACGATGCGCTGGAGCTTGCCGGGGAAAATGGCCGCACGGATGCGGACAGCCTCCGGCAGTGCTATTACATGATTGCAAAGAAGGAATACCGTCCTGATCCACTCAAGCTGCTCGGTTCCCCGGCACTGCATTACAATCCCAATCTTTCCGCCTACGACGGGCTGATGGGAGGTGACGCAAATGTATGA